A section of the Oreochromis niloticus isolate F11D_XX linkage group LG9, O_niloticus_UMD_NMBU, whole genome shotgun sequence genome encodes:
- the LOC100696589 gene encoding inositol monophosphatase 1 isoform X2: MTLLLQWQEKLARKAGESEIRVMTKRSTVDLVTKTDERVEKIIIGSLKEEFGEGTHCFIGEESVAKGEPCILTDKPTWIIDPVDGTTNFVHGFPFVAVSIAFAVNKELEFGVVYSCLEDKMYKARKGKGAFCDDEPIQVSDVKDINKSIIISEHGTDRSPEKVTKIFSTMQKMLCIPVHGLRGSGTAATNMCLVATGAVEAFFEIGIHCWDIAAGAVIVREAGGILLDVDGGPFDLMSRRMVSANNETIAKRIIKEIEIFPVVRDDAPIEKK, encoded by the exons ATGACTTTGCTGTTGCAGTGGCAAGAAAAGCTGGCGCG GAAAGCTGGAGAGAGTGAAATCAGAGTCATGACAAAGCGCTCCACTGTGGACCTCGTCACCAAGACTGATGAGAGGGTTGAGAAAATCATCATCGGGTCTCTTAAAGAGGAATTCGGAGAAGGCACACACTG TTTCATTGGGGAGGAATCAGTTGCCAAAGGCGAGCCATGTATCTTGACTGACAAACCTACATGGATCATAGACCCAGTGGACGGCACCACAAACTTTGTACATGG ATTCCCATTTGTGGCTGTCTCTATTGCATTTGCTGTCAATAAGGAG CTGGAGTTTGGTGTGGTATACAGCTGCTTGGAGGACAAGATGTACAAAGCAAGAAAGGGGAAGGGAGCCTTCTGTGACGACGAACCCATTCAGGTGTCTGATGTGAAAG ATATTAACAAGTCAATAATAATCTCTGAGCATGGAACTGATAGAAGCCCAGAAAAAGTGACAAAGATCTTCTCCACAATGCAAAAGATGCTCTGCATCCCAGTGCATGG GCTACGTGGGTCAGGAACAGCTGCTACAAACATGTGTCTGGTGGCGACCGGGGCAGTCGAGGCGTTCTTTGAGATCGGGATCCACTGCTGGGATATTGCCGCTGGTGCAGTTATAGTCAGAGAAGCTGGAGGAATCCTCCTGGATGTTGATG GGGGACCATTCGATCTAATGTCTCGGAGGATGGTTTCGGCAAACAATGAGACTATTGCTAAACGGATCATCAAGGAAATAGAAATATTCCCAGTGGTGAGGGATGACGCTCCAATAGAGAAGAAGTGA
- the LOC100696589 gene encoding inositol monophosphatase 1 isoform X1: protein MEDPWQKAYDFAVAVARKAGAEIRKAGESEIRVMTKRSTVDLVTKTDERVEKIIIGSLKEEFGEGTHCFIGEESVAKGEPCILTDKPTWIIDPVDGTTNFVHGFPFVAVSIAFAVNKELEFGVVYSCLEDKMYKARKGKGAFCDDEPIQVSDVKDINKSIIISEHGTDRSPEKVTKIFSTMQKMLCIPVHGLRGSGTAATNMCLVATGAVEAFFEIGIHCWDIAAGAVIVREAGGILLDVDGGPFDLMSRRMVSANNETIAKRIIKEIEIFPVVRDDAPIEKK, encoded by the exons ATGGAAGATCCATGGCAGAAGGCATATGACTTTGCTGTTGCAGTGGCAAGAAAAGCTGGCGCG GAAATTAGGAAAGCTGGAGAGAGTGAAATCAGAGTCATGACAAAGCGCTCCACTGTGGACCTCGTCACCAAGACTGATGAGAGGGTTGAGAAAATCATCATCGGGTCTCTTAAAGAGGAATTCGGAGAAGGCACACACTG TTTCATTGGGGAGGAATCAGTTGCCAAAGGCGAGCCATGTATCTTGACTGACAAACCTACATGGATCATAGACCCAGTGGACGGCACCACAAACTTTGTACATGG ATTCCCATTTGTGGCTGTCTCTATTGCATTTGCTGTCAATAAGGAG CTGGAGTTTGGTGTGGTATACAGCTGCTTGGAGGACAAGATGTACAAAGCAAGAAAGGGGAAGGGAGCCTTCTGTGACGACGAACCCATTCAGGTGTCTGATGTGAAAG ATATTAACAAGTCAATAATAATCTCTGAGCATGGAACTGATAGAAGCCCAGAAAAAGTGACAAAGATCTTCTCCACAATGCAAAAGATGCTCTGCATCCCAGTGCATGG GCTACGTGGGTCAGGAACAGCTGCTACAAACATGTGTCTGGTGGCGACCGGGGCAGTCGAGGCGTTCTTTGAGATCGGGATCCACTGCTGGGATATTGCCGCTGGTGCAGTTATAGTCAGAGAAGCTGGAGGAATCCTCCTGGATGTTGATG GGGGACCATTCGATCTAATGTCTCGGAGGATGGTTTCGGCAAACAATGAGACTATTGCTAAACGGATCATCAAGGAAATAGAAATATTCCCAGTGGTGAGGGATGACGCTCCAATAGAGAAGAAGTGA
- the LOC100708678 gene encoding inositol monophosphatase 1: protein MSDPWQECMDYCIEVTKRAGKMICEALQKDIAVMHKSSAVDLVTETDQKVEQLIISSIREKYPTHSFIGEESVAAGAPSALSDNPTWIIDPIDGTTNFVHRFPFVSVSIGFTVKKEIEFGIVYSCIEDKMYTARKGKGAFCNGVPIKVSGQEDISKSLVLTEMGFKKDAEQFQTMMANIRNILSIPVHGIRSPGSAAVNMCLVACGSADAYYHMGIHCWDMAGGAAVVREAGGVIMDISGGPFDLMSRRLIVASSRMIAERIAKEITEFHVGRDDTDD from the exons ATGAGTGATCCGTGGCAGGAGTGCATGGATTATTGCATAGAGGTCACGAAACGGGCCGGAAAG ATGATCTGTGAGGCGCTCCAAAAGGACATCGCCGTCATGCACAAGAGCTCAGCGGTTGACCTGGTGACCGAGACGGACCAGAAAGTGGAACAGCTCATTATATCTTCCATCAGGGAAAAGTACCCAACACACAG CTTTATAGGCGAGGAGTCTGTAGCAGCAGGCGCCCCCAGCGCCCTCTCTGACAATCCCACTTGGATTATCGACCCTATCGATGGGACCACCAACTTTGTTCACAG GTTCCCgtttgtgtctgtatcaatCGGTTTCACAGTGAAGAAAGAG ATAGAGTTTGGGATTGTCTACAGCTGCATCGAGGACAAAATGTACACAGCACGTAAAGGAAAGGGAGCATTTTGCAATGGAGTCCCAATCAAGGTGTCTGGACAAGAAG ATATTAGTAAATCCTTGGTGCTGACAGAAATGGGCTTCAAGAAGGACGCAGAGCAATTTCAAACAATGATGGCCAACATCAGAAACATCCTCAGCATCCCTGTACATGG AATCCGCTCCCCAGGCAGCGCAGCTGTCAACATGTGTCTGGTAGCGTGCGGATCGGCTGATGCTTACTACCACATGGGCATCCACTGCTGGGACATGGCTGGAGGGGCAGCAGTTGTCAGAGAAGCTGGAGGAGTCATCATGGACATTTCAG GTGGACCATTTGATTTGATGTCTCGCAGGCTGATTGTGGCCAGCAGCAGAATGATAGCAGAACGCATTGCAAAGGAGATAACAGAGTTTCACGTTGGCAGGGATGACACTGATGACTAG